A part of Desulfomicrobium baculatum DSM 4028 genomic DNA contains:
- a CDS encoding relaxase/mobilization nuclease domain-containing protein: MLIKYLNKGRGDAQKAVDYLMGDYDCNGEKRKEVSVLYGSPNLVAKVANSLTNPNVYTSGVVAWAVTDKPTDQQILEAMYLWRLLAFAGLDIERFCHCEILHRDFDGGVHVHMLIARVDLETGKCFNPAPPRWERKFGTMQDLLNHKYGWADPNDPTRVRLLQPGPRANVGTSRQRGGHKFKPNQRGKIHDKVLNAIKKGEVTNRSSMVGYIENCGYEVVRTGKDYISIKNPDGGYNIRLKGSLYLTGRVFDRIIEEDFRTDADSVRHPDERAAYEAFERFEDVREKRSIYNIKNFPIKNEDYFNSIQQGFGSECIEKWAHDFLSKRPKDSYVGRADAYLNTLFYKYVEIHTIVKKNNKEEIRLNNRSQISDCSKNNDSNNCCFDDFYGHVFEKYKKFYEYIELYNCDFLNEFRAIMSKVIYYIYDMDIKNRILSDIIFDFYKVNSEYYINFIKIDNKYVENFKMSISNEDDFIVCNDIPEYQSKKNQFSLKM, encoded by the coding sequence ATGCTTATAAAGTATTTGAATAAAGGCCGTGGGGATGCGCAGAAAGCGGTTGATTATCTTATGGGTGATTATGACTGCAATGGTGAGAAAAGAAAAGAGGTTTCTGTTTTGTACGGTTCGCCAAACCTTGTCGCCAAAGTTGCAAATTCACTGACAAACCCGAACGTTTACACAAGTGGCGTAGTCGCCTGGGCCGTAACTGACAAGCCGACGGATCAGCAAATACTTGAAGCAATGTATCTGTGGCGACTTCTTGCATTCGCGGGCCTTGATATTGAACGATTTTGTCACTGTGAAATTTTGCACCGTGACTTTGATGGAGGTGTTCACGTTCATATGCTCATCGCGCGCGTAGACTTGGAAACAGGGAAATGCTTCAATCCTGCTCCTCCCCGTTGGGAACGGAAATTTGGGACTATGCAGGATCTGCTCAATCATAAGTATGGTTGGGCAGATCCTAATGATCCCACGCGAGTCAGGCTTTTACAACCGGGTCCTCGCGCAAATGTCGGTACGTCGCGGCAGCGAGGAGGTCATAAATTTAAACCAAATCAGCGAGGCAAGATTCACGACAAAGTGCTCAATGCTATTAAGAAAGGTGAAGTCACTAATCGGTCATCAATGGTTGGTTACATTGAAAATTGTGGTTATGAAGTTGTGCGGACAGGTAAGGATTATATCAGTATTAAGAATCCAGATGGCGGTTATAATATTCGCCTGAAGGGATCTTTGTACTTAACAGGTCGAGTATTTGACAGAATAATTGAAGAAGATTTCCGTACTGATGCTGATTCAGTTCGCCATCCGGACGAAAGAGCAGCTTATGAAGCATTTGAAAGATTCGAAGATGTTCGTGAAAAGCGTTCAATATATAATATAAAAAATTTTCCTATTAAAAATGAAGATTATTTTAATTCAATACAGCAAGGTTTTGGCTCGGAATGTATTGAAAAATGGGCGCATGACTTTTTGTCAAAAAGACCTAAGGATTCTTATGTTGGCAGAGCTGATGCGTATCTTAATACACTATTTTATAAATATGTAGAAATTCATACAATTGTCAAAAAAAATAACAAAGAAGAAATCAGGTTAAATAACAGATCGCAAATTTCGGATTGCAGTAAAAACAATGATTCAAATAATTGTTGTTTTGATGATTTTTATGGTCATGTTTTTGAAAAATATAAAAAATTTTACGAATATATAGAACTGTATAATTGTGATTTTTTGAACGAATTTCGGGCAATAATGAGTAAAGTTATATATTATATTTACGATATGGATATAAAAAATCGGATTTTATCCGACATAATATTTGATTTTTATAAAGTTAATAGTGAGTATTATATAAATTTTATAAAAATTGACAATAAATATGTAGAAAATTTCAAAATGTCTATTTCAAATGAAGATGATTTCATTGTTTGCAATGATATTCCGGAATACCAAAGCAAAAAAAATCAGTTTAGTCTGAAGATGTAG
- a CDS encoding helix-turn-helix domain-containing protein yields MLSNEVKLFCEKEAADFLSISVKTLQQWRYLKKPPVYIKFGRNVRYNYHDLVKYMKACTVEPMN; encoded by the coding sequence ATGCTCAGTAACGAAGTAAAGCTTTTCTGTGAAAAAGAAGCTGCTGATTTTTTATCGATTAGTGTCAAAACTCTTCAGCAGTGGAGGTATCTGAAAAAGCCTCCTGTATATATAAAATTTGGGAGAAATGTTCGTTATAATTATCATGATTTGGTAAAATATATGAAAGCGTGTACCGTCGAACCAATGAACTGA